In a single window of the Solea senegalensis isolate Sse05_10M linkage group LG1, IFAPA_SoseM_1, whole genome shotgun sequence genome:
- the LOC122767900 gene encoding 7-alpha-hydroxycholest-4-en-3-one 12-alpha-hydroxylase-like produces the protein MGLLLSIFIGFLASLIGGLYLLGVFRRRQPGEPPLDKGLIPWLGHVLEFRRNTLKFIERMKQKHGDVFTVQLGGSYITFLQDPLSFGTFVKESRQKLDFNKFARFLVHRVFGYEAEEDEHHILQVSSNMHLKGDGLKVLTQAMMANLQNLMLHRIDGAADKSTWIEDELFMYSYNILFRAGYLSLFGNTTPESEGSEERSKEKDRAESEALFSEFRKYDQLFPNLAFGVLTPRQRMEAKRLLEVFWNALSMQKMRLKNNISRWIWDMQQSRNEKGMKESMIDRYMFVLLFASQGNTGPISFWLLLLLMKHPEAMAAVKEEVDRVVKESGQEVQRGGSLVDLTHEMLMKTPILDSALEESLRLTVAPLLTRAVLQDMTLKMADGCEYFIRKGDRMAMFPYSAVQMDPEIHPDPCSFKYDRFLNSDGSKKTDFYKQGKKVKYYNMPWGAGVSMCPGRFFASNEMKQFIFLMLIYFEFELKNPDDKIPEIDDRRLGFGSMQPIRDVSFRYRLRD, from the coding sequence ATGGGACTCCTGCTCTCTATATTTATTGGCTTTCTTGCCTCTCTGATCGGAGGACTTTACCTTCTTGGGGTATTTCGAAGGCGGCAGCCAGGAGAGCCCCCTTTGGATAAGGGGCTCATCCCTTGGCTGGGTCATGTCTTGGAGTTTCGCAGGAACACACTGAAATTCATCGAGAGGATGAAGCAAAAGCATGGCGATGTATTCACAGTACAGCTGGGAGGGTCTTATATCACATTCCTTCAGGATCCTCTATCATTTGGAACTTTTGTAAAAGAGAGCAGACAAAAACTAGACTTTAACAAGTTTGCAAGGTTTCTCGTACACAGAGTGTTTGGTTATGAAGCTGAAGAGGATGAGCACCACATTCTCCAAGTCTCCAGCAACATGCATCTCAAGGGAGATGGCCTGAAGGTACTGACACAAGCTATGATGGCTAATTTACAGAATCTGATGTTGCACAGAATTGATGGAGCTGCAGACAAAAGCACCTGGATAGAAGATGAACTCTTTATGTACAGCTACAATATTCTTTTTAGGGCCGGCTACTTGTCTCTGTTTGGCAATACAACACCTGAGTCAGAAGGAAGTGAAGAGAGATCGAAAGAGAAAGATAGAGCTGAGTCAGAAGCCTTATTCTCTGAGTTTCGTAAATATGACCAACTCTTCCCTAACCTGGCCTTTGGGGTGCTCACACCCAGGCAGAGAATGGAGGCAAAGAGGCTGCTGGAAGTTTTCTGGAATGCTCTATCAATGCAGAAGATGAGGCTCAAGAACAACATCAGCCGCTGGATATGGGATATGCAGCAGTCCAGAAATGAGAAGGGTATGAAGGAGTCGATGATTGACAGGTAtatgtttgtgcttctttttgCCTCTCAGGGCAACACAGGGCCCATCTCCTTCTGGCTGCTCCTCTTGCTCATGAAACACCCAGAGGCCATGGCAGCAGTAAAGGAAGAGGTCGATAGGGTTGTGAAGGAATCAGGACAGGAAGTCCAGCGTGGTGGTTCTTTAGTCGACCTGACCCACGAAATGCTGATGAAAACACCCATCCTGGACAGTGCTCTGGAAGAGAGTCTCCGACTCACTGTTGCACCCCTCCTCACCAGAGCTGTGCTTCAGGATATGACTCTCAAAATGGCAGATGGTTGTGAATATTTCATTCGTAAAGGTGACAGAATGGCAATGTTCCCTTACAGTGCAGTTCAAATGGACCCAGAGATCCACCCTGACCcatgttcatttaaatatgaCCGCTTTCTCAATTCAGACGGGAGCAAGAAAACAGATTTCTACAAGCAGGGGAAGAAGGTGAAGTACTACAACATGCCCTGGGGTGCTGGGGTCTCAATGTGTCCTGGGCGTTTCTTTGCctcaaatgaaatgaagcagTTTATTTTCCTCATGTTGATCTACTTCGAGTTTGAGCTGAAGAATCCTGATGACAAGATACCTGAAATTGACGACAGGAGATTGGGCTTTGGATCCATGCAGCCTATCAGAGATGTTTCGTTTCGGTACAGACTCAGAGATTAA
- the LOC122767883 gene encoding 5-beta-cholestane-3-alpha,7-alpha-diol 12-alpha-hydroxylase-like has translation MGLLLSIFIGFLASLIGGLHLLGVFRRRQPGEPPLDKGLIPWLGHVLEFRRNTLKFIERMTQKHGDVFTVQLGGFYITFLQDPISFGPFLKESRQKLDFNKFARFFVHRVFGYEAEGDEHHILQVSSNKHLKGDGLKVLTQAMMANLQNLMLHRIDGAADNSTWIEDGLFLYSYNILFRAGYLSLFGNTTPESEGSEERSKEKDRAESEALFSEFRKYDQLFPNLAYGVLTPRQRLEAKRLMELFWNVLSMQKMRLKDNISRWIWDMQQFRNEKGMKESMIDRYMFVLLWASQGNTGPTSFWLLLFLMKHPEAMAAIKEEVDRVVKESGQEVQHGGPLVDLTHEMLMKTPILDSALEESLRLTAAPLLTRAVLQDMTLKMADGREYFIRKGDRMAIFPYSAVQMDPEIHPDPCSFKYDRFLNPDGSKKTDFYKQGKKMKYYNMPWGAGVSMCPGRFFASNEMKQFVFLMLIYFEFELKNPDDKIPESDDRRWGFGSMQPVRDVPFQYRLRD, from the coding sequence ATGGGACTCCTGCTCTCTATATTTATTGGCTTTCTTGCCTCTCTGATCGGAGGACTTCACCTTCTTGGGGTGTTTCGAAGGCGGCAGCCAGGAGAGCCCCCTTTGGATAAGGGGCTCATCCCTTGGCTGGGTCATGTCTTGGAGTTTCGCAGGAACACACTGAAATTCATCGAGAGGATGACGCAAAAGCATGGCGATGTATTCACAGTACAGCTGGGAGGGTTTTATATCACATTCCTTCAGGATCCTATATCGTTTGGACCTTTTTTAAAAGAGAGCAGACAAAAACTAGACTTTAACAAGTTTGCAAGGTTTTTTGTACACAGAGTGTTTGGTTATGAAGCTGAAGGGGATGAGCACCACATTCTCCAAGTCTCCAGCAACAAGCATCTCAAGGGAGATGGCCTGAAGGTACTGACACAAGCTATGATGGCTAATTTACAGAATCTGATGTTGCACAGAATTGATGGAGCTGCAGACAACAGCACCTGGATAGAGGATGGACTCTTTCTGTACAGCTACAATATTCTTTTTAGGGCCGGCTACTTGTCTCTGTTTGGCAATACAACACCTGAGTCAGAAGGAAGTGAAGAGAGATCGAAAGAGAAAGATAGAGCTGAGTCAGAAGCCTTATTCTCTGAGTTTCGTAAATATGACCAACTCTTCCCTAACCTGGCCTACGGGGTGCTCACACCCAGGCAGAGATTGGAGGCAAAGAGGCTGATGGAACTTTTCTGGAATGTTCTATCAATGCAGAAGATGAGGCTCAAGGACAACATCAGCCGCTGGATATGGGATATGCAGCAGTTCAGAAATGAGAAGGGTATGAAGGAGTCAATGATTGACAGGTATATGTTTGTGCTTCTTTGGGCGTCCCAGGGCAACACAGGACCCACCTCCTTCTGGCTGCTCCTCTTTCTCATGAAACACCCAGAGGCCATGGCAGCAATAAAGGAAGAGGTAGATAGGGTTGTGAAGGAATCAGGACAGGAAGTCCAGCATGGTGGTCCTTTAGTCGACCTGACCCATGAAATGCTGATGAAAACACCCATCCTGGACAGTGCTCTGGAAGAGAGTCTCCGACTCACTGCTGCACCCCTCCTCACCAGAGCTGTGCTTCAGGATATGACTCTCAAAATGGCAGATGGTCGTGAATATTTCATTCGTAAAGGTGACAGAATGGCAATATTCCCTTACAGTGCAGTTCAAATGGACCCAGAGATCCACCCTGACCCATGTTCATTCAAATATGACCGCTTTCTCAATCCAGACGGGAGCAAGAAAACAGATTTCTACAAGCAGGGGAAGAAGATGAAGTACTACAACATGCCTTGGGGTGCTGGGGTCTCAATGTGTCCTGGGCGTTTCTTCGCCTCCAATGAAATGAAGCAATTTGTTTTCCTCATGTTGATCTACTTTGAGTTTGAGCTGAAGAATCCTGATGACAAGATACCTGAAAGTGACGACAGGAGATGGGGCTTTGGATCCATGCAGCCTGTCAGAGATGTTCCGTTTCAGTACAGACTCAGAGATTAA